The proteins below are encoded in one region of Clostridia bacterium:
- a CDS encoding DUF4445 domain-containing protein codes for MKTALTVTKNGKTVICDAEKGESILAALRRAGIFIPAFCGGHELCGKCRVNASGALSPVTEAEKEKLTPEEIAAGARLACSARIEGDASVSVPDDGEYSVLTDTGDASPDCFPSCWEGLGAAVDLGTTTIAIYVYSLETRRRVGVVSGVNRQQSLGADVISRIEYCLNNPDGSKRARDLAVGQISEMLAGFGKKRGIPVNRLRSLTVAGNTAMLYLLTGRSPKALSAAPFEADELFGSFHKATDLGFELPEANAFLLPCVSAFVGGDVTAGIVSAGLHETDKNVLFIDFGTNGEMVLASGGKLTCCSTAAGPAFEGARISCGVGGVPGAINRVTLDNGKVVPKTIGGTFPVGLAGSGLIDAVACLRRLGRIDESGFLAEPYEIAEGVTLQPQDVRELQLAKSAVRAGAETLLEKAGLTAADLDEVLLTGGFGAGLDKGNALALGLLPEVPAEKVRALGNCAGAGAVRTLLFPEALAELETAVTKASTIQLDGDPSFSEKFMEHMLFPKI; via the coding sequence TTGAAGACTGCTCTGACTGTTACAAAGAACGGTAAAACCGTCATATGCGACGCCGAAAAGGGCGAGAGCATTCTCGCCGCGCTGCGCCGCGCCGGCATTTTCATCCCCGCGTTCTGCGGCGGACACGAGCTGTGCGGCAAATGCCGCGTGAACGCGTCCGGCGCGCTTTCGCCGGTTACCGAGGCGGAAAAAGAAAAACTCACGCCCGAAGAAATCGCCGCCGGCGCGCGCCTCGCGTGCTCCGCGCGTATCGAAGGCGACGCCTCCGTATCCGTTCCCGACGACGGGGAATACAGCGTGCTGACCGATACCGGCGACGCTTCGCCCGACTGCTTCCCGTCCTGCTGGGAAGGGCTCGGAGCCGCCGTCGACCTCGGCACGACCACCATCGCGATATACGTCTACTCGCTCGAAACGCGCCGCAGAGTCGGCGTCGTCAGCGGAGTCAACCGCCAGCAGTCGCTCGGCGCGGACGTCATCTCGCGCATCGAATACTGCCTTAACAATCCCGACGGGAGCAAGCGCGCCCGCGACCTCGCCGTCGGCCAGATAAGCGAAATGCTCGCCGGCTTCGGCAAAAAGCGCGGCATACCCGTTAACCGTCTGCGCTCGCTTACGGTGGCGGGCAACACCGCGATGCTCTATCTGCTGACCGGCAGAAGCCCGAAGGCGCTTTCCGCCGCTCCGTTTGAGGCGGACGAACTTTTCGGCAGCTTTCACAAGGCGACCGACCTCGGCTTCGAACTGCCGGAGGCGAACGCGTTCCTGCTGCCCTGCGTCTCGGCGTTCGTCGGCGGCGACGTGACCGCCGGAATCGTCTCCGCGGGACTTCACGAAACGGATAAAAACGTACTTTTCATAGATTTCGGCACGAACGGCGAAATGGTGCTCGCTTCCGGCGGGAAGCTGACCTGCTGTTCGACCGCCGCCGGCCCCGCCTTCGAGGGCGCGCGCATCAGCTGCGGCGTCGGAGGCGTGCCGGGTGCGATAAACCGCGTAACGCTCGATAACGGGAAGGTCGTTCCGAAGACCATCGGCGGCACATTCCCGGTGGGACTTGCCGGAAGCGGACTTATCGACGCCGTCGCCTGCCTGAGGCGGCTCGGGAGGATCGACGAAAGCGGCTTCCTCGCGGAGCCGTATGAAATAGCCGAGGGCGTGACGCTTCAGCCGCAGGACGTGCGGGAGCTGCAGCTCGCGAAATCCGCCGTCCGTGCCGGAGCGGAAACGCTGCTTGAAAAAGCGGGGCTGACCGCCGCGGATCTTGATGAAGTTCTGCTTACCGGCGGCTTCGGCGCCGGGCTCGACAAAGGCAACGCGCTCGCGCTCGGACTGCTGCCGGAGGTTCCGGCGGAGAAGGTCCGCGCGCTCGGCAACTGCGCCGGAGCGGGCGCGGTGCGCACGCTGCTTTTCCCGGAGGCGCTCGCGGAGCTCGAGACCGCCGTCACGAAGGCGAGTACGATACAGCTCGACGGGGATCCGTCGTTCAGCGAAAAATTCATGG
- a CDS encoding glycoside hydrolase family 127 protein, with amino-acid sequence MHRFQRFTPNEIKPAGWLKRQLRIQADGLGGRLDEVWRDVRDSAWIGGSAEGWERVPYWLDGFIPLAFLLEDGGMIARAKRYIDAILASQKPSGWICPHPEEDAANYDSWAILLISKALTVWARCSGDERADAALYKLLKNYHALLSSGAVKLFDWGAYRWFEGCAAIEYIHSRRPEPWLKELAALLREQGVKWAEKTPLWEAPAEAWNYDTHIVNVAMALKAEAVSHELFGEEYFGEADRFLDILDRFNGTPVGVFTGDEILSGLSAIQGTELCAVAELMYSCEQLYARTGAEKWAERLELIAFNAFPAAFSDDMWAHQYDQQSNQIACERFPGRPVFRTNNCEAHIFGLEPNYGCCTANFGQGWPKLALSAFMRGEGEVVSAVPVPSRLDCDICRIELETDYPFDTEFVYTVEAKAPFALALRAPSYVRAAFVDGAAVTPEADGLFRVRFAAGERRVLRVRWEVGTELLRRPHGLVSVKRGPLVFALPIAYEKRMREYERDGVERKYPYCDYEYLPKSEWQYALADGFEVDFRGVGETPFSSARPPVALKAKARRIDWGFEEGYTSVCAKEPRSRVPFGEAVPVELWPYGCAKLRVTELPLIR; translated from the coding sequence ATGCATCGCTTTCAGCGGTTCACACCGAATGAAATAAAGCCCGCGGGGTGGCTGAAGCGTCAGCTTCGCATACAGGCGGACGGCCTCGGCGGCCGTCTCGACGAGGTCTGGCGCGACGTGCGCGACAGCGCGTGGATCGGCGGCTCCGCCGAGGGCTGGGAGCGCGTCCCGTATTGGCTGGACGGCTTCATTCCGCTCGCCTTCCTGCTGGAAGACGGGGGGATGATCGCGCGCGCGAAGCGTTATATCGACGCGATCCTCGCTTCGCAGAAGCCGTCCGGCTGGATATGTCCGCATCCGGAGGAGGACGCCGCGAACTACGACTCCTGGGCGATCCTGCTGATCTCGAAGGCGCTGACCGTATGGGCGCGGTGCAGCGGCGACGAACGCGCCGACGCCGCGCTTTACAAGCTGCTGAAAAACTATCACGCGCTGCTTTCCTCGGGCGCGGTCAAGCTCTTCGACTGGGGCGCTTACCGCTGGTTCGAGGGCTGCGCGGCGATAGAGTATATCCATTCGCGCCGTCCGGAGCCGTGGCTGAAGGAGCTCGCCGCGCTGCTTCGTGAGCAGGGCGTGAAGTGGGCGGAAAAAACGCCGCTGTGGGAAGCTCCCGCGGAGGCGTGGAATTACGATACGCATATAGTCAACGTCGCGATGGCGCTGAAGGCGGAGGCGGTCTCGCACGAGCTTTTCGGAGAGGAATACTTCGGCGAAGCCGACCGCTTCCTCGATATCCTCGACCGCTTCAACGGCACGCCCGTAGGGGTCTTCACCGGCGACGAGATACTTTCGGGCTTGAGCGCGATACAGGGCACGGAGCTCTGCGCTGTCGCGGAGCTGATGTATTCCTGTGAGCAGCTTTACGCCCGCACGGGCGCGGAGAAGTGGGCGGAACGCCTCGAGCTTATCGCCTTCAACGCGTTCCCGGCGGCGTTCAGCGACGATATGTGGGCGCACCAGTACGATCAGCAGAGCAACCAGATCGCCTGCGAGCGATTCCCCGGCAGACCGGTGTTCCGCACCAACAACTGCGAGGCGCACATTTTCGGGCTGGAGCCGAACTACGGCTGCTGCACGGCGAATTTCGGGCAGGGCTGGCCGAAGCTCGCGCTTTCGGCGTTCATGCGCGGCGAAGGCGAGGTCGTCAGCGCCGTTCCGGTCCCGTCGCGGCTCGATTGCGATATCTGCCGTATAGAGCTTGAAACCGACTATCCGTTCGATACGGAGTTCGTTTACACGGTTGAGGCGAAGGCGCCCTTCGCGCTCGCGCTGCGCGCGCCGTCATACGTCAGGGCGGCGTTCGTCGACGGCGCGGCCGTGACGCCGGAGGCGGACGGGCTTTTCCGCGTCCGCTTCGCCGCGGGGGAAAGGCGCGTTCTGCGCGTGCGGTGGGAGGTCGGAACGGAGCTGCTGCGCCGTCCGCACGGGCTCGTCAGCGTGAAGCGCGGGCCGCTTGTCTTCGCGCTGCCGATAGCTTACGAAAAGCGTATGCGCGAATACGAGCGCGACGGCGTCGAGCGGAAATATCCCTATTGCGACTACGAATATCTGCCGAAAAGCGAGTGGCAGTATGCGCTCGCGGACGGCTTTGAGGTTGATTTCCGCGGCGTCGGTGAAACGCCGTTTTCGTCCGCGCGCCCGCCTGTGGCGCTGAAAGCGAAGGCGCGGCGCATCGACTGGGGCTTCGAGGAGGGCTACACCTCCGTCTGCGCGAAGGAGCCGCGCTCCCGCGTCCCCTTCGGCGAGGCCGTACCCGTCGAGCTTTGGCCTTACGGCTGCGCGAAGCTCCGCGTCACCGAGCTGCCGCTTATCCGATAA
- a CDS encoding leucine-rich repeat protein: MNKRFLTKTLSIIIAAAMMIALLPTGLISVSAATAESGKCGDNLTWNLDSAGNLIISGTGTMNNYFSSTVGPWGSGIKTVTIRSGVTSIGEKAFYYCTGLTSVTIPDGVTSIGEHAFEDCTGLTSVTIGSGVTSIGRYAFCNTGYYNNETNWENDVLYIGTWLIESKSNKSGVYMIKNGTVGIADYAFRGCTGLTSVTIPDSVTSIGLGAFYGCTDLTSVTIPDGVTSIGNYAFYGCKRLTSVTIGDGVASIGGHAFCDCTGLTSVTIPNSVTSIGRYAFYNTGYHNNEANWEDDVLYIDNWLIEAKNGISGAYTIKNGTVGVASYAFGWRDGLTSVTIPDSVTSIGLGAFYGCKRLTSVTIGDGVASIGDYAFYGCTGLTSVTIGNGVTSIGEHAFRGCTGLTSVTIGSDVASIGSRAFYGCIGLTSVTIPDSVTSIGDLAFSGCTGLTSVTIPDSVTSIGDSAFYGCTDLTSITIPDGVTSIGNYAFYGCKRLTSVTIGNGVTSIGEHAFHYYSNGGYKPLDVILTVVENSYAHRYAADEGFQYELETCYPHEWSEWETTAEPTCTEAGEKMRVCSLCGKYDTRSINPLGHRWGEWDYISQATCAASGEKKHICNVCGAYEVREIMPLPHEWSEWRITVPNTYNSEGEETRACSSCGLRETRLIPVASLTDIVLTKLPAKLRYLVDKDQLDISGGAITIYFDNDTTREAYMVYNDGQTNLMFADDFSVAPFTVSGFDNRFAGACAVTVTYQGHSAAFEVEIVDKEIVGISVAKTPNKTVYEAGEALELTGGRLMLSYNNDTYQYANLITVAGVTRMVIEGESASREVSVSGFDSQWGGVKTVVIAYEGFEASFEVTVNGPAAVAKGDSDGDGKITVSDALAALRIAAKLVVPTDEDLLILDIDGDGAITVSDALAILRVAARLVDSL, encoded by the coding sequence ATGAATAAACGCTTTCTCACAAAAACTCTCTCAATCATCATCGCCGCGGCGATGATGATTGCGTTGCTCCCGACGGGGCTTATTTCCGTCTCAGCCGCAACCGCCGAAAGCGGTAAGTGTGGAGATAATCTGACGTGGAATCTCGACTCTGCCGGCAATCTCATCATCAGCGGCACGGGAACGATGAATAATTATTTCTCTTCAACGGTGGGGCCGTGGGGTTCTGGAATAAAAACGGTAACTATCAGATCAGGTGTGACGAGCATCGGCGAAAAGGCGTTCTACTACTGCACCGGCTTGACGAGCGTAACGATACCCGACGGCGTGACGAGCATCGGTGAACACGCGTTTGAGGACTGCACCGGTCTGACGAGCGTGACGATAGGTAGCGGCGTGACGAGCATCGGAAGGTATGCGTTCTGCAATACCGGATACTATAACAATGAGACTAATTGGGAAAACGATGTACTTTATATTGGTACTTGGCTTATAGAGTCTAAAAGCAATAAATCCGGAGTGTATATGATTAAAAACGGTACGGTTGGTATAGCTGATTATGCCTTCCGCGGCTGCACCGGTCTGACGAGCGTGACGATACCGGACAGCGTAACGAGCATCGGCTTGGGTGCGTTCTACGGCTGCACCGACTTGACGAGCGTAACGATACCCGACGGCGTGACGAGCATCGGTAATTATGCGTTCTACGGCTGCAAGCGTCTGACGAGCGTGACGATAGGCGACGGCGTTGCGAGCATCGGCGGTCATGCGTTCTGCGACTGCACCGGCCTGACGAGCGTGACGATACCGAACAGTGTGACGAGCATCGGCCGGTATGCGTTCTATAATACCGGATACCATAACAATGAGGCTAATTGGGAAGACGATGTTCTCTATATCGACAACTGGCTTATAGAAGCAAAAAACGGTATATCTGGAGCGTATACGATAAAAAACGGTACGGTTGGTGTTGCCTCTTATGCGTTCGGCTGGCGCGACGGTCTGACGAGCGTGACGATACCGGACAGCGTAACGAGCATCGGCTTGGGTGCGTTCTACGGCTGCAAGCGTCTGACGAGCGTGACGATAGGCGACGGCGTTGCGAGCATCGGCGATTATGCGTTCTACGGTTGCACCGGTCTGACAAGCGTGACGATAGGCAACGGCGTGACGAGCATCGGTGAACACGCGTTCCGCGGCTGTACCGGTCTGACGAGCGTGACGATAGGCAGCGACGTTGCGAGCATCGGCAGTCGTGCATTCTATGGATGCATCGGTCTGACGAGCGTGACGATACCGGACAGCGTGACAAGCATTGGCGATCTGGCGTTCTCCGGCTGCACCGGTCTGACGAGCGTAACGATACCGGACAGCGTGACGAGCATCGGCGACAGCGCGTTCTACGGCTGCACCGACTTGACGAGCATAACGATACCCGACGGCGTGACGAGCATCGGTAATTATGCGTTCTACGGCTGCAAGCGTCTGACGAGCGTGACGATAGGCAACGGCGTGACGAGCATCGGTGAACACGCGTTCCATTACTATAGTAACGGTGGATACAAACCGCTCGACGTCATCTTAACGGTTGTTGAGAATTCATACGCTCACAGGTACGCTGCTGATGAGGGGTTCCAGTATGAGCTGGAGACTTGTTATCCGCACGAATGGAGCGAATGGGAGACCACTGCAGAGCCAACATGCACGGAAGCAGGCGAAAAGATGCGCGTTTGTTCCCTTTGCGGAAAGTATGATACCAGATCGATCAATCCGCTTGGACACAGATGGGGTGAATGGGATTATATCAGTCAGGCGACTTGTGCCGCCTCTGGGGAAAAGAAGCATATTTGTAATGTATGCGGAGCGTATGAGGTGCGTGAGATTATGCCCCTTCCACACGAATGGAGCGAATGGAGGATTACGGTTCCGAATACATATAATTCCGAAGGCGAGGAAACAAGGGCTTGCTCATCCTGCGGGTTGCGTGAGACGAGGTTGATACCGGTCGCCTCTCTTACAGATATTGTGCTGACAAAGCTTCCGGCGAAGTTGCGCTATCTCGTCGACAAGGATCAGCTCGATATTTCGGGTGGCGCGATCACGATATACTTCGATAACGATACGACGCGCGAGGCGTACATGGTCTATAACGACGGGCAGACGAATCTGATGTTCGCGGACGATTTCTCCGTCGCGCCGTTCACCGTCAGCGGATTCGATAACCGGTTCGCCGGCGCTTGCGCCGTTACTGTCACGTATCAGGGGCACAGCGCGGCGTTCGAGGTTGAAATAGTCGACAAAGAGATTGTCGGCATAAGCGTTGCCAAGACGCCGAACAAGACGGTCTACGAGGCGGGAGAAGCACTCGAACTCACCGGCGGCAGGCTGATGTTGAGTTATAATAACGACACTTATCAATACGCTAATCTGATCACCGTTGCGGGCGTTACGCGTATGGTTATCGAAGGGGAGAGCGCCTCGCGCGAAGTAAGCGTTTCCGGATTCGACAGTCAGTGGGGCGGCGTCAAGACGGTAGTTATAGCTTACGAGGGCTTTGAAGCTTCGTTTGAGGTGACGGTCAACGGTCCGGCGGCGGTTGCAAAAGGCGACTCCGACGGCGACGGGAAGATCACCGTTTCCGACGCGCTCGCGGCGCTGCGTATCGCGGCGAAACTGGTAGTGCCGACCGACGAGGACCTACTCATCCTCGATATCGACGGTGACGGTGCGATTACGGTTTCTGACGCCCTTGCGATATTGCGCGTCGCCGCAAGGCTCGTCGATTCGCTGTAA
- a CDS encoding zf-HC2 domain-containing protein, with protein MNKDCSIVRDLLPLYAEDMVAPETADFIAAHVAGCEECEKEYETVKSGASPAPAPEAEKAPLKSIKKAIIRKRIQAVILTVVLVAALFATAFAFLTTREYLSYEEAVADIKQSGGDLSAEVTFTDRVTGYDYVFTDEPETDTTSSGEHGWVCRLEAWTTPWDRLFNRKASPATIARNTSDADGAFSVILVNNSDTKIITNAYGNIVFKSVDEEGNPIWKNSAPPEDASGHTVQFGYVLNAHPFSLYYTPNDGSEDVFVFGLNRAGGTQTLPRLTLNYYFYGALGLLALLIAAAFIFRRRETARKWLVRLAFLPLSYVAAHLIVKGFGGASYALMRDFTLILLIAVLLFCAMLVAHNIFLLKKEMKSV; from the coding sequence ATGAATAAAGACTGCAGCATCGTCAGAGATCTGCTCCCGCTTTACGCGGAGGATATGGTCGCGCCCGAGACCGCGGACTTCATCGCGGCGCACGTCGCCGGATGCGAGGAATGCGAGAAGGAGTACGAAACGGTCAAAAGCGGCGCTTCCCCCGCCCCCGCGCCGGAGGCGGAAAAAGCTCCGCTCAAAAGCATAAAGAAAGCGATAATCAGGAAACGCATACAAGCGGTCATACTCACCGTCGTGCTCGTCGCGGCGCTGTTCGCAACGGCGTTCGCCTTCCTGACTACGCGGGAATACCTCTCATACGAGGAAGCCGTCGCGGACATAAAACAGAGCGGAGGCGATCTGAGCGCGGAAGTCACCTTCACCGACCGCGTGACCGGATACGACTACGTCTTCACCGACGAGCCCGAGACCGACACCACCTCTTCCGGCGAACACGGCTGGGTCTGCCGCCTCGAAGCGTGGACGACGCCGTGGGACAGACTGTTCAACCGCAAGGCCTCGCCTGCGACGATAGCGAGGAACACCTCCGACGCCGACGGCGCGTTTTCAGTCATTTTAGTCAACAACTCGGACACTAAGATAATTACCAACGCATACGGAAATATAGTCTTCAAATCGGTCGACGAGGAAGGCAATCCTATCTGGAAAAATTCCGCGCCTCCCGAAGACGCCTCCGGGCACACCGTTCAGTTCGGGTACGTGCTAAACGCCCACCCGTTCAGTCTGTACTACACCCCGAACGACGGAAGTGAAGACGTTTTCGTCTTCGGGCTCAACCGCGCCGGCGGTACGCAGACGCTGCCCCGCCTGACGCTGAACTATTACTTCTACGGCGCGCTCGGGCTGCTCGCGCTGCTGATCGCCGCGGCATTCATATTCCGCAGGCGCGAAACGGCGCGGAAATGGCTCGTCCGGCTCGCGTTCCTGCCGCTTTCATACGTTGCCGCGCACCTTATCGTCAAGGGCTTCGGCGGCGCGTCGTACGCGCTGATGCGCGATTTCACGCTGATACTGCTCATCGCCGTGCTTCTCTTCTGCGCGATGCTCGTCGCGCATAACATTTTCCTCTTAAAGAAAGAGATGAAGTCCGTATAG
- a CDS encoding RNA polymerase sigma factor yields the protein MTQFEQVYREYFSDVYAYILKLSGSADTAEEITSETFFKALGAIDGFRGDCEIRVWLCRIAKNCYFSHLKKSKRLAPLDAEAEPASAAAVEDLLVENAEAERVRSALHLLPEPYKEVFMWRVFAQMSFRQIGEVFGKNENWACVTYHRARKMILAEMEDENNE from the coding sequence GTGACGCAGTTCGAACAGGTCTATCGCGAATATTTCAGCGACGTCTACGCCTATATCCTTAAGCTCTCCGGCAGCGCGGACACGGCGGAAGAGATCACGAGCGAAACCTTCTTCAAGGCGCTCGGCGCGATCGACGGCTTCCGCGGCGACTGCGAGATACGCGTCTGGCTCTGCCGCATCGCGAAAAACTGTTACTTCTCGCACCTCAAAAAGTCAAAACGCCTCGCCCCGCTCGACGCCGAAGCCGAACCCGCCTCCGCCGCCGCGGTAGAAGACCTCCTCGTCGAAAACGCCGAGGCGGAGCGCGTCAGAAGCGCCCTTCACCTGCTCCCCGAGCCGTATAAAGAAGTGTTTATGTGGCGCGTTTTCGCGCAGATGAGCTTCAGACAGATCGGCGAGGTCTTCGGCAAAAACGAAAACTGGGCGTGCGTCACCTACCACCGCGCGCGAAAAATGATCCTTGCGGAAATGGAGGATGAGAATAATGAATAA